One window from the genome of Helicobacter pylori encodes:
- the nusG gene encoding transcription termination/antitermination protein NusG: MDWYAIQTYSGSEQSVKKAIENLANDHDIRDRIQEIIVPTEDIIEVSKKSKTKVTERSLYPGYVFIKVDLDTVLWHKIQSLPRVSRFIGENKKPTPLSEADIGHILEKMNNRAAPKPKIFFEQGEVVRVVEGPFANFTATVEEYDVEHRKLKLNVSIFGRNTPIEILHSQVEKII; encoded by the coding sequence ATGGATTGGTATGCCATACAAACTTATTCAGGGAGCGAGCAGTCCGTTAAGAAAGCGATTGAGAATTTAGCGAATGACCATGATATAAGAGATAGGATACAAGAGATCATTGTGCCTACTGAAGATATTATAGAGGTTTCTAAAAAAAGCAAGACAAAGGTAACGGAACGAAGCCTTTATCCTGGGTATGTTTTTATTAAAGTGGATTTAGATACGGTTTTGTGGCATAAGATACAATCTTTGCCAAGAGTGAGCCGTTTTATTGGAGAAAATAAAAAGCCAACCCCATTGAGTGAAGCGGATATTGGGCATATTTTAGAGAAAATGAATAACCGAGCGGCCCCCAAGCCCAAAATCTTTTTTGAGCAAGGCGAAGTGGTGCGCGTGGTGGAAGGCCCTTTTGCGAACTTTACCGCTACGGTGGAAGAGTATGATGTGGAACACCGCAAGCTCAAGCTCAATGTTTCTATTTTTGGCAGGAACACTCCAATAGAGATTTTGCATTCGCAAGTGGAAAAAATTATATAA
- a CDS encoding polyribonucleotide nucleotidyltransferase: MDFITINSSNKNEEFALKQVAKQATSSLMYRLGKTIILASVCIEREPVSEDFLPLVVQFLEKSYAAGKIPGGFVKREGRAQDFEILTSRLIDRTLRPLFPKDYRYPTQITLMVLSHDIENDLQVSALNAASAALFLAHIAPIKSVSACRIARVDNEFIINPNTSLLNQSSLDLFVSGTKESLNMIEMRSLGQKLNALEEPLMLKALELAQKSLKETCTLYEEVFTPHQNELLFKESQGIIFNERLLDLLKNQYFDEIIKGIESSALSERENVFNEIARKISEAHSEFSLEEIELSLEKVKKTEIRRMIIKDKIRPDKRALEEVRPILIESDLLPMAHSSILFTRGQTQSLVVGVLGTDNDAQTHESLEHKNPIKERFMFHYNFPPFCVGEASSIGATSRRELGHGNLAKRALETSIKNKDQVIRLVSEILESNGSSSMASVCAGSLALYASGVEIYDLVAGVAMGMVSEGQDHAILSDISGLEDAEGDMDFKIAGNLEGITAMQMDTKMSGIQLEVLYQALLQAKKAREHILKIMHEAKEKIVINFSHLPTTEIFNVVPDKIVEIIGQGGRVIREIVEKFEVKIDLNKPSGEVKIMGNKERVLKTKEFILNYLHSLNQELEQYAIDEVLEAQVKRIVDFGAFLSLPKGGEGLLRKQNMDRCQVVLKEGDSIRCRVISFNKGKIALDLA, translated from the coding sequence ATGGATTTTATCACCATCAATTCCAGTAACAAAAACGAAGAGTTCGCTCTCAAACAAGTGGCCAAACAAGCCACCAGCTCTCTAATGTATCGCTTAGGAAAAACCATCATTTTAGCGAGCGTGTGCATAGAAAGAGAGCCTGTGAGTGAAGATTTTCTGCCTTTAGTGGTGCAGTTTTTAGAAAAATCTTATGCAGCCGGTAAAATCCCGGGCGGTTTTGTTAAAAGAGAAGGCAGGGCGCAAGATTTTGAAATCTTAACCTCTAGGCTCATAGACAGGACTTTACGCCCTTTATTCCCTAAAGATTACCGCTACCCTACCCAAATCACTTTAATGGTTTTAAGCCATGATATTGAAAATGACTTGCAAGTCTCTGCTTTAAACGCCGCTTCAGCCGCTCTCTTTTTGGCCCATATCGCTCCTATTAAAAGCGTGAGCGCTTGCAGGATCGCTAGGGTGGATAACGAATTTATCATTAACCCTAACACAAGCCTTTTGAATCAATCCAGTTTGGATTTGTTCGTGTCCGGCACAAAAGAGAGTTTGAACATGATAGAAATGCGCTCTTTAGGGCAAAAATTAAACGCTTTAGAAGAGCCTTTAATGTTAAAAGCTTTAGAATTGGCTCAAAAAAGTTTGAAAGAAACTTGCACGCTTTATGAAGAGGTTTTCACGCCCCACCAAAACGAGCTGCTTTTCAAAGAGAGCCAAGGAATAATTTTTAATGAAAGGCTGTTAGATTTATTAAAAAATCAGTATTTTGATGAAATCATCAAAGGCATTGAAAGTTCTGCTTTGAGCGAGCGAGAAAATGTTTTCAATGAAATTGCCAGAAAAATCAGTGAAGCCCACTCAGAATTCAGTTTAGAAGAAATTGAATTGTCTTTAGAAAAAGTGAAAAAAACTGAGATAAGGCGCATGATCATTAAGGATAAAATCCGCCCGGATAAGCGCGCGTTAGAAGAAGTGCGGCCCATTTTGATAGAGAGCGATTTGCTCCCTATGGCGCATAGCTCCATTTTATTCACTAGGGGGCAAACGCAAAGCTTAGTGGTAGGGGTTTTAGGCACGGATAATGACGCTCAAACCCATGAGAGTTTGGAGCATAAAAACCCTATTAAAGAGCGGTTCATGTTTCATTATAATTTCCCTCCTTTTTGCGTGGGCGAAGCGAGTTCTATCGGTGCGACTTCAAGGCGTGAATTAGGGCATGGGAATTTGGCTAAAAGGGCCTTAGAAACGAGTATTAAAAATAAAGATCAGGTGATACGATTGGTTTCTGAGATTTTAGAAAGCAATGGTTCAAGCTCAATGGCGAGCGTGTGCGCAGGCTCTTTAGCCCTTTATGCAAGCGGTGTGGAAATCTATGATCTAGTCGCTGGGGTGGCTATGGGCATGGTGAGCGAAGGGCAAGATCACGCCATTTTAAGCGATATTAGCGGTTTAGAAGACGCAGAAGGCGATATGGATTTTAAGATTGCCGGGAATTTAGAAGGCATTACGGCCATGCAAATGGATACCAAAATGAGCGGTATCCAATTAGAGGTTTTATACCAGGCCTTACTCCAAGCTAAAAAAGCACGAGAGCATATTTTAAAAATCATGCATGAAGCGAAAGAAAAGATCGTGATCAATTTTTCCCATTTGCCCACAACGGAGATTTTTAATGTCGTGCCCGATAAAATTGTAGAAATTATCGGTCAAGGGGGGCGTGTGATCAGAGAGATAGTAGAAAAGTTTGAGGTTAAAATTGATTTGAACAAACCGAGCGGTGAAGTGAAAATCATGGGGAATAAAGAACGGGTTTTGAAAACGAAGGAATTTATTTTAAACTACTTGCATTCTTTGAATCAAGAATTGGAGCAATACGCTATTGATGAGGTGTTAGAAGCTCAAGTGAAGAGAATCGTGGATTTTGGGGCGTTTTTAAGCTTGCCTAAGGGGGGCGAAGGCTTGTTAAGAAAGCAAAACATGGACAGGTGTCAAGTGGTTTTAAAAGAAGGCGATAGCATCAGGTGTAGGGTGATTAGCTTCAATAAGGGTAAAATCGCCTTGGATTTGGCTTAA
- a CDS encoding HAD family hydrolase, with amino-acid sequence MALEVVLWDFDGVIFDSMHLKYEGFKALFQKYGNKNQESLKRFEVYHYQSGGISRNEKIQYFYNEILKTPIDQEEVDALALEFGAIIEQKLFDRGHLNSEVMAFIDKHYKNHVFHIASAALHSELQVLCEFLGITKYFRSVEGSPPNKPKIIANIIQKYAYNPSRMLMIGDSVNDYESAKANKVAFLGYNSKVLKNLVGQNGYQGKYLESFKGFDLQNFIKE; translated from the coding sequence ATGGCGCTTGAAGTGGTTTTATGGGATTTTGATGGCGTGATTTTTGACAGCATGCATTTAAAATATGAAGGGTTTAAGGCGTTGTTTCAAAAGTATGGCAACAAGAATCAAGAGAGTTTGAAGCGATTTGAAGTTTATCACTATCAAAGTGGGGGGATTTCAAGGAATGAAAAAATCCAATATTTTTATAACGAGATTTTAAAAACCCCTATCGATCAAGAAGAAGTGGATGCATTAGCCCTAGAGTTTGGCGCTATCATAGAACAAAAGCTTTTTGATAGGGGGCATTTGAATAGCGAAGTGATGGCGTTTATTGATAAGCATTATAAAAATCATGTTTTCCATATCGCTTCAGCGGCTTTGCATAGCGAATTGCAAGTGTTGTGCGAGTTTTTAGGGATTACTAAGTATTTTAGGAGCGTTGAAGGGAGTCCGCCTAATAAACCCAAGATTATCGCTAATATCATTCAAAAATACGCCTATAACCCAAGCCGCATGCTAATGATAGGCGATAGCGTCAATGACTATGAAAGCGCTAAGGCTAATAAAGTGGCGTTTTTGGGTTACAACAGCAAGGTTTTGAAAAATTTGGTGGGTCAAAACGGCTATCAAGGGAAGTATTTGGAGAGTTTTAAAGGGTTTGATTTGCAAAATTTTATAAAAGAGTGA
- a CDS encoding DNA adenine methylase, producing the protein MNYIGSKYKLIPFIKENIHAVVGDNLSGAIFCDLFAGTGIVGRAFKKAVNKVISNDLEYYSFVLNQNYIGNIQEIPNQEELIDRINSVALKKGFIYSHYSLGGGSRQYFSETNAQKIDAMRFKIEELKLSQNIDNCAYYFLLASLLESADKVANTASVYGAFLKRLKKSAQKELILKGAHFDLSLNANEVYQQDSNDLIGKISGDILYLDPPYNARQYGANYHLLNTIAAYTPFTPKGKTGLPSYQKSSFCSRSQILNAFENLIKKARFKYIFLSYNNEGLMSETEIKNILKKYGAYSLTTKTYMRFKADNKRAHKAAHTKECLHILIK; encoded by the coding sequence ATGAACTACATCGGCTCTAAATACAAGCTCATTCCCTTTATTAAGGAAAATATCCATGCGGTTGTAGGGGACAACCTTTCTGGTGCGATTTTTTGTGATCTGTTCGCTGGGACGGGCATTGTGGGGCGTGCGTTTAAAAAAGCTGTTAATAAGGTTATTTCTAATGATTTGGAGTATTACAGCTTTGTTTTGAATCAAAATTATATCGGCAACATTCAAGAAATCCCTAATCAAGAAGAGCTTATTGACAGGATTAATAGCGTTGCTTTAAAAAAAGGCTTTATCTATTCGCATTATTCTTTAGGGGGGGGTTCAAGGCAGTATTTTAGCGAAACAAACGCTCAAAAAATTGATGCGATGCGTTTCAAAATTGAAGAGCTTAAGCTTTCTCAAAACATTGATAATTGCGCGTATTATTTTTTGCTCGCATCGCTATTAGAGAGCGCGGACAAGGTGGCTAACACCGCTTCAGTTTATGGGGCTTTTTTAAAACGCCTTAAAAAAAGCGCTCAAAAAGAACTCATCTTAAAAGGCGCTCATTTTGATTTGAGCTTAAACGCTAATGAAGTGTACCAGCAGGATTCTAATGATTTGATTGGAAAGATTTCAGGGGATATCTTGTATTTAGACCCTCCTTACAATGCGAGGCAATACGGGGCGAATTACCATTTATTGAACACGATTGCTGCTTATACACCCTTTACTCCAAAAGGCAAAACCGGCTTGCCCAGTTACCAGAAATCCTCTTTTTGCTCTCGTTCTCAAATCTTAAACGCTTTTGAAAACTTGATCAAAAAAGCGCGATTCAAATATATCTTTTTAAGCTATAACAATGAAGGGCTTATGAGCGAGACAGAGATTAAAAATATCTTAAAAAAATACGGTGCTTACTCCTTAACTACCAAAACTTACATGCGTTTTAAAGCGGATAACAAACGCGCCCATAAAGCCGCACACACCAAAGAGTGTTTGCATATTCTTATCAAATAA
- the rpmG gene encoding 50S ribosomal protein L33 produces MKVKIGLKCSDCEDINYSTTKNAKTNTEKLELKKFCPRENKHTLHKEIKLKS; encoded by the coding sequence ATGAAAGTTAAAATAGGGTTGAAGTGTTCTGATTGTGAAGACATCAATTACAGCACCACTAAGAACGCCAAGACTAACACTGAAAAACTGGAGCTTAAAAAGTTCTGCCCAAGGGAAAATAAGCACACTCTTCATAAAGAAATCAAATTGAAGAGTTAG
- a CDS encoding F0F1 ATP synthase subunit C codes for MKFLALFFLALAGVAFAHDGGMGGMDMIKSYSILGAMIGLGIAAFGGAIGMGNAAAATITGTARNPGVGGKLLTTMFVAMAMIEAQVIYTLVFAIIAIYSNPFLS; via the coding sequence ATGAAATTTTTAGCGTTATTTTTTCTGGCTTTAGCGGGCGTTGCTTTCGCTCATGATGGCGGAATGGGTGGGATGGATATGATTAAATCTTATTCTATCTTAGGGGCGATGATTGGTTTAGGGATTGCCGCTTTTGGTGGGGCGATCGGCATGGGGAATGCGGCTGCAGCGACCATTACAGGCACAGCGAGAAACCCAGGAGTGGGCGGTAAATTGCTCACCACCATGTTCGTGGCCATGGCGATGATTGAAGCGCAAGTGATTTATACTCTAGTGTTTGCTATTATCGCTATTTATAGTAACCCATTCTTAAGTTAA
- the tuf gene encoding elongation factor Tu — MAKEKFNRTKPHVNIGTIGHVDHGKTTLSAAISAVLSLKGLAEMKDYDNIDNAPEEKERGITIATSHIEYETENRHYAHVDCPGHADYVKNMITGAAQMDGAILVVSAADGPMPQTREHILLSRQVGVPHIVVFLNKQDMVDDQELLELVEMEVRELLSAYEFPGDDTPIIAGSALRALEEAKAGNVGEWGEKVLKLMAEVDAYIPTPERDTEKTFLMPVEDVFSIAGRGTVVTGRIERGVVKVGDEVEIVGIRPTQKTTVTGVEMFRKELEKGEAGDNVGVLLRGTKKEEVERGMVLCKPGSITPHKKFEGEIYVLSKEEGGRHTPFFTNYRPQFYVRTTDVTGSITLPEGVEMVMPGDNVKITVELISPVALELGTKFAIREGGRTVGAGVVSNIIE; from the coding sequence ATGGCAAAAGAAAAGTTTAATAGAACTAAGCCGCATGTTAATATTGGAACCATTGGGCATGTAGACCATGGTAAAACGACTTTGAGTGCAGCGATTTCAGCGGTGCTTTCTTTGAAAGGTCTTGCAGAAATGAAAGACTATGATAATATTGATAACGCCCCTGAAGAAAAAGAAAGAGGGATCACTATCGCTACTTCTCACATTGAATATGAGACTGAAAACAGACACTATGCGCATGTGGATTGCCCAGGACACGCTGACTATGTAAAAAACATGATCACCGGTGCGGCGCAAATGGACGGAGCGATTTTGGTTGTTTCTGCAGCTGATGGCCCTATGCCTCAAACCAGGGAGCATATCTTATTGTCTCGTCAAGTAGGCGTGCCTCACATCGTTGTTTTCTTAAACAAACAAGACATGGTAGATGACCAAGAATTGTTAGAGCTTGTGGAAATGGAAGTGCGCGAATTGTTGAGCGCGTATGAATTCCCTGGCGATGACACTCCTATCATAGCGGGTTCAGCTTTAAGAGCTTTAGAAGAAGCAAAGGCTGGTAATGTGGGTGAATGGGGTGAAAAAGTGCTTAAGCTCATGGCTGAAGTGGATGCCTATATCCCTACTCCAGAAAGAGACACTGAAAAAACTTTCTTGATGCCGGTTGAAGACGTGTTCTCTATTGCGGGTAGAGGGACTGTGGTTACAGGTAGGATTGAAAGAGGTGTGGTGAAAGTAGGCGATGAAGTGGAAATCGTTGGTATCAGACCTACACAAAAAACGACTGTAACCGGTGTAGAAATGTTTAGGAAAGAGTTGGAAAAAGGTGAAGCCGGCGATAATGTGGGCGTGCTTTTAAGAGGAACTAAAAAAGAAGAAGTAGAACGCGGTATGGTTCTATGCAAACCAGGTTCTATCACTCCGCACAAGAAATTTGAGGGAGAAATTTATGTCCTTTCTAAAGAAGAAGGCGGGAGACACACTCCATTTTTCACCAACTACCGCCCGCAATTCTATGTGCGCACAACTGATGTGACTGGCTCTATCACCCTTCCTGAAGGCGTAGAAATGGTTATGCCTGGCGATAATGTGAAAATCACTGTAGAATTGATTAGCCCTGTTGCGTTAGAGTTGGGAACTAAATTTGCGATTCGTGAAGGCGGTAGGACCGTTGGTGCTGGTGTTGTGAGCAATATTATTGAATAA
- a CDS encoding ABC transporter ATP-binding protein codes for MAKKKHKISTLKYFLRSLKQIYMLITFKEKMVFFLLVLMAVFSSFVEVMSLTLLMPFITLASDPSRALDDKDWKMVYDFFHFSSPVRLMYFFSFCLVGIYLFRMFYGVSFTYLKGRFSNKKAYQIKQQLFLQHIKSNYLSHLNHNLDSLRDIINNKADGMFMSFNAFLNLLTELTVIVFFYSTLLITNWKLTLVFTLIISIQIFIITKKITILIQKKGEIAAKSRAQTLKVFSKFFSNFKITKLKDNHEEAHKLFGENSRKAHDTEIIYSTLQVVPRYSLETVGFSLLILAVAYILFKYGEAKMVLPTISMYALALYRTLPSVTGVLNQYNEIAYNQLATNIVFKSLTKTIVEEDLVPLDFNEKITLKNISFAYKPKHPVLKNFNLTIQKGQKVALIGHSGCGKSTLADIIMGLTYPKSGEIFIDNTLLTNENRRSWRKKIGYIPQNIYLFDGTVGDNIAFGSAIDEKRLIKVCKMAHIYDFLCEHEGLKTQVGEGGAKLSGGQKQRIGIARALYDNPEILVLDEATSALDNETESKIMDEIYQIAKNKTLIVIAHRLSTIQRCEVIIDMSQHKDNLG; via the coding sequence ATGGCGAAAAAAAAACATAAAATTTCTACTTTAAAATACTTTTTGCGTTCTTTAAAGCAAATTTATATGCTCATCACTTTCAAGGAAAAAATGGTTTTTTTCCTGCTTGTGCTGATGGCGGTTTTTTCTTCTTTTGTGGAAGTGATGTCTCTAACTCTCTTAATGCCTTTTATCACTCTCGCTTCCGATCCTAGCAGGGCTTTAGACGATAAAGACTGGAAAATGGTTTATGATTTTTTCCATTTTTCATCTCCCGTTCGCCTTATGTATTTCTTTAGTTTTTGCTTGGTGGGGATTTATTTGTTCAGGATGTTTTATGGGGTGTCTTTCACTTATTTGAAAGGGCGTTTTTCCAATAAAAAAGCTTATCAAATCAAGCAACAACTTTTTTTACAGCACATTAAAAGCAACTACCTCTCCCACCTTAACCACAACTTGGATTCTTTAAGAGATATTATCAATAATAAAGCGGATGGCATGTTTATGAGCTTTAACGCTTTTTTGAATCTACTCACCGAATTAACCGTGATCGTTTTTTTCTATTCCACGCTATTAATCACTAACTGGAAGTTAACGCTTGTATTCACTCTAATCATCTCTATACAAATTTTTATTATCACTAAAAAAATCACCATTCTTATTCAAAAAAAGGGCGAGATAGCGGCAAAATCTAGGGCGCAAACGCTTAAAGTTTTTTCAAAATTTTTCAGCAATTTCAAAATCACTAAACTCAAAGACAACCACGAAGAAGCCCACAAGCTTTTTGGAGAAAATAGCCGTAAAGCCCATGACACCGAGATTATTTATTCTACTTTGCAAGTAGTCCCTAGGTATTCATTAGAAACGGTGGGCTTTAGTTTGTTGATTTTAGCGGTCGCTTACATTTTATTCAAATACGGCGAAGCTAAAATGGTGCTTCCTACCATTTCTATGTATGCTCTAGCGCTTTATCGCACGCTCCCTTCTGTTACTGGCGTTTTGAATCAATATAATGAAATCGCTTACAACCAGCTTGCGACTAACATTGTTTTTAAAAGCCTTACTAAAACCATCGTTGAAGAGGATTTAGTCCCTTTAGACTTTAATGAAAAAATCACTCTTAAAAACATTTCATTCGCTTATAAGCCAAAACACCCGGTTTTAAAGAATTTTAACCTCACCATTCAAAAAGGTCAAAAAGTCGCTCTTATAGGCCATAGCGGGTGCGGAAAATCCACGCTGGCGGATATTATTATGGGGCTTACCTACCCTAAAAGTGGGGAAATTTTTATTGATAACACCCTTTTAACCAACGAAAACAGGCGCTCATGGCGTAAAAAAATAGGCTATATCCCCCAAAATATTTACCTTTTTGATGGCACTGTGGGGGATAATATCGCTTTTGGGAGCGCCATAGATGAAAAACGCTTGATTAAGGTGTGCAAAATGGCTCATATCTATGATTTTTTATGCGAGCATGAGGGACTTAAAACCCAAGTGGGCGAAGGGGGTGCTAAGCTTAGCGGCGGTCAAAAACAGCGCATAGGCATTGCAAGAGCCCTATACGATAACCCTGAAATTTTGGTTTTAGATGAAGCCACTTCAGCCCTAGACAATGAAACCGAGAGTAAAATCATGGATGAAATCTATCAAATCGCTAAAAATAAAACCCTAATCGTTATCGCCCACCGCTTAAGCACGATTCAACGCTGTGAAGTCATCATTGATATGAGCCAACACAAAGACAATCTTGGCTAA
- the secE gene encoding preprotein translocase subunit SecE has product MDKWLMQYRLAREELSKVIFPIKEQIRNALVSVLVVVSAITLFLALLDFSLGAFVSSVL; this is encoded by the coding sequence ATGGATAAATGGCTCATGCAATACAGATTGGCTAGAGAAGAGCTTTCTAAAGTGATATTTCCCATTAAAGAGCAGATACGCAATGCGCTTGTTTCTGTTTTAGTGGTGGTGAGTGCTATCACGCTATTTTTAGCTTTGTTGGATTTTTCTCTAGGGGCTTTTGTCTCTAGTGTTTTATAG
- a CDS encoding phosphoribosyltransferase: MNTDFSHITDIEGMRFINEEDALNKLINEIHTRHIDLKDSIMLALSFNALYLANALAQKFGATYDILFLEPILAPLNSKCEIALVSESMDIVMNESLINSFDITLDYVYGEAKRAYEEDILSHIYQYRKGNAIKSLKDKNIFIVDRGIETGFRAGLGVQTCLKKECQDIYILTPILAQNVAQGLESLCDGVISVYRPECFVSVEHHYKELKRLSNEEIEKYLGANNAPNLKKEH; this comes from the coding sequence TTGAATACTGACTTTAGCCATATCACCGATATAGAGGGCATGCGTTTTATCAATGAAGAAGACGCTTTGAACAAATTGATTAATGAAATCCACACGCGCCACATTGATTTAAAAGATTCCATCATGCTCGCTTTGAGTTTTAACGCTTTGTATTTAGCTAACGCTTTAGCGCAAAAATTTGGAGCGACTTATGATATACTTTTTTTAGAACCTATCCTAGCCCCTTTAAACTCAAAATGCGAGATCGCTTTGGTGAGTGAGAGCATGGATATAGTGATGAATGAAAGTTTGATCAATTCCTTTGACATCACTTTAGACTATGTTTATGGGGAAGCCAAGCGAGCTTATGAAGAAGACATTTTGTCCCACATCTATCAGTATCGCAAAGGCAATGCGATCAAAAGCTTAAAAGATAAAAATATTTTTATCGTAGATAGGGGGATTGAAACCGGGTTTAGAGCAGGGTTGGGCGTGCAAACTTGCTTGAAAAAAGAATGCCAAGACATTTATATTTTAACCCCCATTCTCGCGCAAAATGTCGCTCAAGGCTTAGAAAGTTTGTGCGATGGGGTGATTAGCGTGTATCGCCCTGAATGTTTTGTTTCTGTGGAGCATCATTATAAAGAACTCAAGCGATTAAGCAATGAAGAAATTGAAAAATACTTGGGCGCTAACAACGCGCCTAATTTAAAAAAGGAACATTAA
- the cysE gene encoding serine O-acetyltransferase, translating into MLDLSYSLERVLQEDPAARNKWEVLLLYPGIHALLCYRLAHALHKRRFYFIARALSQLARFITGIEIHPGAKIGRGLFIDHGMGVVIGETTEIGDDVTIYHGVTLGGTGKFKGKRHPTLGNRVVVGAGAKVLGAICVGDDVRIGANAVVLSDLPTGSTAVGAKAKTITKDR; encoded by the coding sequence ATGCTAGATCTGTCTTATAGCCTGGAGCGTGTCTTGCAAGAAGACCCGGCAGCTAGGAATAAGTGGGAGGTGCTCTTGCTTTATCCGGGCATTCATGCATTGCTTTGTTACCGCCTAGCGCATGCGTTGCACAAGCGGAGGTTTTACTTCATTGCGCGCGCGCTTTCTCAGTTGGCGCGTTTTATCACTGGGATAGAAATCCATCCGGGCGCTAAGATTGGGAGAGGGCTTTTTATTGATCATGGCATGGGTGTGGTGATTGGCGAGACCACAGAGATTGGAGATGATGTTACCATTTATCATGGCGTAACCCTAGGGGGCACGGGCAAGTTTAAAGGCAAGCGCCACCCTACTTTAGGCAACCGAGTGGTAGTGGGGGCTGGGGCTAAGGTTTTGGGTGCGATTTGCGTGGGCGATGATGTGAGGATTGGGGCTAATGCGGTGGTGCTTTCAGATTTACCCACGGGTTCTACGGCTGTAGGCGCTAAAGCCAAAACCATCACAAAGGATCGTTAA